The genomic region CTCAAAATGCATAATAATGATGAGCACAAGAGAGGTCCAACATACAGATGTATCAGCAAAACATTCCCATGACAAAAGTGCCAATCAAAGCAGAATCTGCCACTGATGGTCCTTCAGTGGTTTTCCTAAGACATGTAAGACAGTGCAGATTCCGTGATGTGCTTTTCTATTATGATTCGGGTGAGAGTCCCAGGTATGCTGTTACAAATGGGAGACCAATCttggtttgagcaggctctgtcATGTTGTACACAAGCTTAGAATTAAGCCTCTAACTAGATTCTATCTCCTCCTAGGAATGCCTTCTAGCAAAAGAACCATTTCAGATCATCCTAATCTTTTCACATGACCAGGTCTCCATCATAGGACTTAAGCCCCAGATAATTCTGCGGATCTCATAAGACATTATAGAAACCTCCCTAACCTTGGTCTTCTTGGCTCAAAGCAAAGACATTTGTTTCAGCAGCCACATATCCCACTGGAGGTTATACACACAATACAAATAAATGAGAATGATTATTTTGTAGataaaaggacaaaaaagaaacttcaaaaatcAAAGTACCATCATTTGAACACATATTTTTATCTACacagccaaggagaaaaggacagtgGAAGGGAATTATCCAGTTAAATACACAAAGCCCCGTGTCATGGTCCTGCATTTCGGATGGCTTACTGCTACACTAATCGTTTTCACAGATTGTCTTTTCCCTTCACTGTGTGGACCTAGCTTTAAAAAAGCAACAGTCAAAATGAGCTAGCTAATAGACTAAAATGAAAACCAACGTCACTTTAGAATTAATTCAAATTAATTCATAGTTAATTTCAGCTTGACTGCACAGTTTCGATTCTTGTGTCTGCAACACTATAACTTCAGTTATATTTTCGGCTTATTCTGAGGGACAAGGGAGATTAAAACATACTACTTGGGGatatattattaaagaaaataaagctctTACTATAAAGAAAAACTTGCATAGCATTTTATACCTAAACTTTTACAAAGAAGACACATCACAGTTCTATTTTGTTAAAAGTAAGAGGGACAGAGAAAGCCAAAGCAACATGATTGTGACGTTAACATCATGGGTTCCTAAAATAATGACCAGTGATCAAGGAAATATGCAACACAGTGAAATGCCtaaatttgcttttcaaaagaaTTTTCCAAGGGTGTACTTTTTAGATAAGGTGTGTATGTGATCGATAGCCCTTCTACATCTAAGGGATGGAGAGGAGGACATTATACATGCTTTCTGAAGATGGACTTTGCTTCAAAAAGTATTTAGAATGAAGCCTGGACATCCTTCTCTTCTCTATGCCCTCTGCTCAATGCCCTGCGCTGCCAAGATTAGGGGAACAAGCCTTCCCTCCCAGACTTGTTCATTTTTCATCTGTTATCCTGTTAATATAAGATTGATCATCCCTCACAATTCCCAAAGAAGAGGAACATccacaatttaaaaagaataaatgaaattttaaaaaaaatggaagcgGATCAAAGTCAGTTCAAGGTGGAGACAcagtattgctttaaaaaaaatatacggTATTTTGCCAGCTTTGATGTGTCTTTACAGAGCTATTAGCAGGGAGAATTAGTATACATTTTAAAGTGAGTATGGATATTTTGTGCAACCAAGACTGGCATCCAtagttttctttcaatttttttagcAGAGGGGTGACCAACAAATGTATCATCAACAGCTAATTATGAAAATATACGTGAGGTGATTGGAAGACAAGAATTTCCAAGGGGATAAAGGTATTAATTCAAGCTATTTCAACATGATACTAACAAAGTTAGTTGATACAGTATAATGGGACCACTGATTACGTGCTTTTGTCTAAAGGGTatcaatagttttaaaataaccaGTTCAGTACCAGTTCAGTTTTAAAATAACCAGTTCCAAACATTGATCCCTTGTGGGTCTAAATATCATGTTGACATAGCTGCAGTGAATCTACCCAAATAATTCTCATTATCAAAAATAATTCCATTCAATATAATTCTTCCCATTATTTTATTAGCCTCTTCTAAAAAAGTATTCTAGAATATATCTCTGTTGAATGTGATTCAACCTGATGTATAATTTGAATAGTAACACTTTTAAAGGGAGTTTTCTTGCTGGAATATCCTACCTGCCCCGAAGATGACTGAAATCAGACTCAGGTTTCTGTTTCACATAGGGCCAGGGGAGCCTGAAGGGTGATTTTTCAAGTTCCCAGTCAGAAAGCCAACCCCTGGATTCAAAGGTCTTTTCAAATCTTGTCTCATTTTCTGGATTCTGCCAGGATGGGTTAACTTATCTCATAGGAACTGACTTCCTCCAGAGATGCCTTCTGCATTTCCTCCTTTGGGTCAAAACAGGGTGACTACCTCCTTTCTTAGGTTCTACAAGCTTTCGCTTTTCTTCCAGACCCAGAAGTATAGAAATAGTATGAAGATATCTGGGGTGCATTTCTTGTTTTAAGACTATTATCTGCCCTACTCTGATGAGTCCACTTTAACCTGCCCTTTTATCTGACCACCAACTCTAGGAAACGAATTTGTTCTGAAGCATCCACAGTGAAGTGGCGAATTGCATCAGGAGGAAGAATCACTCATTCTTTCACCCTGGCATTGGGTTCTCATTGTACAACCCTGCACAGTACTTcagcaactatttttttttttttttttttttttttaagatttaaaaagcaaagagttACAAAACTGCTTGTAATTAACTTGGAATAGAAAagatagcactttttttttttttaaatcccattaTATAGTACACCGTATAAATTACAGAGTATGCAAATGCACAAATGCATCTGTGTAACATTTATCAAATGTAATCCGCGTGTCTCtatgtgcacacacgtgtgtgttcTCGAGTCTCCGTGTCCGTCCGCTTCGGCGTCTGTCCGTCACGTATGGCAGTGCTCCAGGTCTGGCACGCTGCTATTGCAGTATCGCATGTTGTTGGGGATGTGGCAGTCTGTGTAGTTAATGCCCCCATTCGGGGTGTAGATGGGCTGCAGTCTGAAATCTCCTTTAAGGAGCTGATCGTTATTTAAGGAGACGATCTGGAAGCTGGTCTCCGTCATCTCCAGGATGGAATTGTCCTTCTTGGTGCCCGCCTCGCAGTAGTCGTCTTTCCGCCGGCCTCGGTTGTATTTCCACTTCTGGGAGGTGTAGCGCCCCCTTCTGTGCATGTGCCAACAGAACACGCCGAGCAGGACCACGAGCACAAATATCACGGCGCCCCCTATCAGGCCGGCCAGCAGGAAGGGGGAGCCCATGCTGTGCGAAGTCGTCTGCTCGTGGCTGGAGGCCGTGTTGCTGCCGTTGTTCACATAGGCGTCGTGGGTGGTGGCCTCCGAGCACACCGTGTCTTCCACAGCCCGGTAGTTGAACGCATCCAGGGGTACCAAACAAATCCGGTAGGTGGATCTGGGCTCCAGATTCACCAGGCTCAGATGCTGCTTCTCCCCGCTGACGATGCGCTCCTGAACGATGCCCCCCACCAGACTGTGGCCCATTTTCACCCACGTGAGCTTGTAAGCCATCACAGTGAAGAGAGACAGCCAGCTGACTTGGATGGAGGTGTCATTCACGAAATGGATGGAGAGCTGGATCCGTTCGGAAAGCGGCGGGGTCACCCTTTCTCTGCCGTCCCAGTCGGGAATCGTGGGAGGCTTGGATGCTGTGGGACTCAGGGGTGTGTAGCTTCTGCTGGGGATCGGGGCGGAGAACGTGGGGGGCTGAGTCACGGGAGGAGCTGAACTCGGGGCTGGAGTGAGGGGAGGCAGGCCGGGGGTCGTGGTGGGGCAGGACAACAGATTCATATTCAGCTCCCGCACGGCCATGCCCCTGACTTGCTCGGGACCTTGGCACATGAAACCTCGCACGTTGAGCGAGGCGGGGATGTGTCTGAGCCACTCTGTGACCCATTTAATGCTGCAGTCACAGAACCAAGGGTTGTTCCGAGCGGTGAGCTGCTTCAGATTGGAGAGGTTGTCAAAGACCCCTTGAGTCAACACGCGCAGCTGGTTGTTGGAGATGTCCAGCCGTTCCAGCTTCCGGAGGTTGGAGAAGGCCGTCAAAGGGATGTGGCTGATCTGGTTGTCCTGCAGGTAGAGCCTGACCAGGTGCGTACCCGGGAGGTCAGGAGGCGGGCGGGAGAGCGAGTTCCGGACGATGGAGAATTCCTTGAGCTTGGTGAGGTGGCCGAAGGTGCCCTCGGCGATGCCCTTGTTGGTCAGGAGGTTCCCGTCCACGATCAGACGCTCCAGGCTCGTGAGGTTCTGGAAGGCCATGTCTGAGATGACGGCGATGCGGTTCTCGTCCACGCGCAGCTCCTGCAGGTCCACGGGAAGGCCCACCGGGACGCTGCTCAAGTGGTTCTTGGACAGGAACAGCAGCTTGAGGCTCAGGGCCTCGCGGAAGGCCCCGTCTTCCACGCCCACGGTGGAGATGGAGTTGTCGTCCAGGTGCAGCTCTTCCAGCTTCAGGAGCTGGGCCAGGGCCGcccgtgaaatggtctgaatattgTTTTCCTGCAGGTGGAGGATGCGGACGTTCTTGGGGAGGTTCATGGGGAACTCGTCCAGCTGGTTGCCGTAAAGGTAGACGGTGTGCACAGACTGAATGCTGTGTAATTCTGCAGGAAACCCAGCATTATTAATTTGGTTGTTATGGAGGTAGAGTACCGTGACGCCCTCCGGGATCCCAAGAGGCACTGAGGTCAAGCTTCGCTCGTTGCAGTAGACGAAGTTCCTGTCACAGCGGCACACGCTGGGGCACGCCAGGAATTTTGACACTTGGGAGGAGAGCCCCAGGGAAATG from Dama dama isolate Ldn47 chromosome 12, ASM3311817v1, whole genome shotgun sequence harbors:
- the FLRT2 gene encoding leucine-rich repeat transmembrane protein FLRT2, whose translation is MGLQITQGPGQGAFFLKSWLLISLGLSSQVSKFLACPSVCRCDRNFVYCNERSLTSVPLGIPEGVTVLYLHNNQINNAGFPAELHSIQSVHTVYLYGNQLDEFPMNLPKNVRILHLQENNIQTISRAALAQLLKLEELHLDDNSISTVGVEDGAFREALSLKLLFLSKNHLSSVPVGLPVDLQELRVDENRIAVISDMAFQNLTSLERLIVDGNLLTNKGIAEGTFGHLTKLKEFSIVRNSLSRPPPDLPGTHLVRLYLQDNQISHIPLTAFSNLRKLERLDISNNQLRVLTQGVFDNLSNLKQLTARNNPWFCDCSIKWVTEWLRHIPASLNVRGFMCQGPEQVRGMAVRELNMNLLSCPTTTPGLPPLTPAPSSAPPVTQPPTFSAPIPSRSYTPLSPTASKPPTIPDWDGRERVTPPLSERIQLSIHFVNDTSIQVSWLSLFTVMAYKLTWVKMGHSLVGGIVQERIVSGEKQHLSLVNLEPRSTYRICLVPLDAFNYRAVEDTVCSEATTHDAYVNNGSNTASSHEQTTSHSMGSPFLLAGLIGGAVIFVLVVLLGVFCWHMHRRGRYTSQKWKYNRGRRKDDYCEAGTKKDNSILEMTETSFQIVSLNNDQLLKGDFRLQPIYTPNGGINYTDCHIPNNMRYCNSSVPDLEHCHT